GAATTTAAAGtagattttgattttggaGAAACCCCATCTTTCTCCCTCGCTAAAGGATCCTCATTAAAATCTTCAATTTGTAATTGAAAAATGTAGTTTGATTAGAGCCCTTACCTACAATGCACGATTTAGTTACACAAACTGcaacttgaagaagatgaATTAGAACCTGACATTCTTAGGGTTTTACTTTTGAATGAAGGTTAGAGAGTTTgggaaagaagagaaaggtAAATAGAGCCCCTACTTTTTTCATTGAagtattttatctttttatttttcaaaataaaaatattttatcttttaaaatttattaaataataaatattgtaaTTCTTTTTAGAGATAAGTACAAAAAACTACGTTATGCTTTCACTCATTTACAAAAACGGGTCTATGATTTGATTTGTGACAAAAAACTATCGTGTGATTTATCCTGCTAATACCATTTATTGACTCTAATGTagtttaatattcttttttgtaCCCTATGAGTTTTCTTTATGAcatttttatactttatgtattattattttaatattttagtgctaaatcaaattaatatgataaatattttataaggtatttttcaaattaaatttgattttaatataataattactttCAAGTACTTTGACAactaactaattattttaggtttaaaataaatgataacaatatattttttattatttatagttaaatcaaaaaagaattttttaaattaatttcaaatatatctataaattttttaggtatatataattatgtagtattattataaaagtatttattattgaagactcatattatattaatatcaaatcaTAAATACTAATTGTATAAGTTGATTGAGATATGTAAgaggtaaataaaaaaatatagggTGTGAAAATATGGATATGAAATTGTAAAACTATGAAATCACATCATAGCCAATAAATAGCATTACCACCATATTTGACACTAATTTGTTAACGGAGTAAATCATGTGATAGTCTTTTATCATAAAACAAACCACATATCCGTTTTAGAGAGATTTGGACTTCGATGTAAGATGAATATGGAGATCCAACAACTATAATACACAGCATGAACTGCAATTTTCCACAGCAAATTCTAATCATATGACAAGTTTCAGACTTAGCATTTCGTTTGCAGTTCAAGTTTCAGCAATCCTGTTATCATTTTTCCCAAGGCTTCAATGGCTAATTTTCAGATATCAGATGTTCTATGTTGGTCCCTACTATTCATAggttattagaattattatggTTTCCTTGATAATCTCACTTCACTTTGAGGATCAGCACTTGTGGTACACTCACATTTAATTTAGCCAGAAGCCAGGTTATTAGTAACTAATAAGTAGCGATGGAGTTGCCCCTAAAATTATGAaatctcaaatttaaataaaattcaagtcTAATTAACAAAAAGTACTTAGTCTTGTGGTCAGGTACTTAGTGCTAAGGGCTAAAATTTCGAGTTCAACATCTCCTCTCTTCAAATGTGTTGATTTATTTCCTACTTTGTAAACAAATCTTTCTCatagtataattatttattcaaaatgtGATTGCGgttgattaatttaaaaaagaaaacgtaTTCCATACATCAAAAATCAGCTTAATCTAATATTGGAAAAACTCATAATATGAGCTGATTGTGACTAGAGAAAATTTCAGAttctaaattaaaacaaaatcaacTACCATCCTCAAAGTATCAAACTTCTAAATCATAAGAACTTAATgtgacttttcttttctttcacttaTACCACACCTACAATGCTATTTCTTTCACTTCccttatattaaaaatgtcCCTTAAATTTTGATACCATATTCAGTGTCTCAATACTGAAAAGGGTGTGCTCTTTTAGTGTTCTATAattgaacaaaaagaaagaaaggacaaTTCTATACCATCCTCACTCTATTATTGCAATGGAGAATGGACCCAAATTAGTGAATGATTCCCTATGAGGGAAGTAGACAATTTTGAGTACTTCATGCACGAAACAGaaaaaatatcagaaaaagaaaagataaccTATTCCACCACCACATCACATAATATCATCATATCCTGCAATGACATTTTAACTAACATAACACTCCAAtacttattcttttcttaattttttgaaagattACTTCCAATAGATTTTAAATGTGTtttgctttatatatatatataatttcctTCTTACTTGTATTACCATAAAAAATTGAGattatacttatttatttaacaataattattttgaaataataaaagtttcttatataaaaaaattatcattgaATTCTCTCATTTTGAGAATGCAAAGTGGAAAACCAAAAATAggatcttttttaattacttttgtaataagaaaaattcaaggGCTAAAATcagtttatcaagtgaagtgaaattattattttaatgttactTAAATTGAAgtataagaattttttatgataCAAATTAAGATTTAAGGTCTGTAATGAAAAAAGGTCTAAAGTCAAGGACCGCGGATTGAATTAACCCAACCGAGTCCAAGGAGTGTAAGAAAGAATCTGCTACTGAATTGAGAATTTAGAGGTGAGAAAGTGAGCACAAAAAGAGACATAAACTAAAAGAATGTGACATTTTGACCTTTTCTATCAAGCTTTTGCTAAATGGACATGTGATAAGAGTCATGTTCTTTTCTACTTTATAGTGAAGTTTGGCTATATTCATCAACCTTTCTAAGATGACTATCTTTATTTTGGCATTGGCTTTGATgtggggttttttttctttttttaagtaaAAGGCTAGCAATATCTATTGGCCAAAAACTATATAATGCCCATTAATCTTTACATGTCAAACAAATAGTTAGAGACCAATAAGTAAACATCAATCATCACTTAGGTGCTaacaaaaacaataacaaATAAGAATGAGAAACAAGCAagtattttgattttcttgctTGTTTGGATGGGTAACTTCATTAGGTACCACCAAGCCTTGTGCCATATTTGGCCTACTAATCATATACACACAAAATTAATCATGTTTTTCCAATTGTGTCCCATTTTCCTTAATCTATCAACTAAACATATAAACTccataatttgaaataaatatatctacAGTGTATAAGTAGTTTACATTTTATAcgatttttattcttatttattatgcaatcaaaattattcattaaatataattgatgtACTAATTTGATAGTAAATATAGAGACTATTTTAGAATAAGAGTGAAATTGtgattaaatatttgatttctaGGCAATATTTACAATCagaatagtttttttttcttgaaaaaattatataaaaagaaaagaaatcaccttaataatattagggttaaatattatttacctCTTGTGGTTTGGTCTAATATATGGGTTAGTCCTTacatcttttatattatattaaaatcctcttgaatttaaataaaactaactactaTCTCCTTTCATGTTAGTTCAAGGAATAAACtggtaattaatattataatttgatccttaaacttattattaaatatcaaattcattcaaaattaattcattattaaattagagtaaaattttatttttagaacaAGTTAGTTTCAGTgtgtaattaaaataataaatttaatattatttttttgctctaattttttatttttaatcaatttaattcaagcagtttaaacattttaaaactacttatatttacaataatattagtacattactatataatttaattttaattattgatataaaaaaatatttctagttaaaaatatcattctattgttctttttattatattttatagttaaattatataaaaagtaaaaattaaattaaataattatattttaatctagTGAAATAATCTAGATACTAAATTGACAAATTCATTGTCAATGAAGATATCATGTTAATCttgtatgttaaaaataatatctttttatcaactattcaaatgaaattaatacgaataaaatttttatttttaatatagtttagttttagtgtctagtaaaaataatatcttgtaactatttattttatttacgaatttaaaactaaactgcaaattaatttaataacattaaataaaaaataaatatttataatacatttaaattttcatagaattaaattatactaaaagaaataaaagatataaacaagtaaaatttattattttaattagacactaaaattaatttatactaaaaataagattttgttctaatttgataataaaattaattttaaactaatttaatacttgataaaaaatttaaggatcaagttgtaatattaaattataagtttaatCATCTGAAGAAATAACAGTTagttttattagaatttaaaaaaaattaatataataaaaaatatagagatTAAATCATACATTATACAAAATCCCATAagataaatagtatttaaaagAAGTCGttctatataattataacTGAATATTAAACATTGAATTCATCTAATTTTTAGACCCTTTCGATGCTCCTAAATGAGCTAATACAAAGGGGAGGAGTTCATTTTGTACCCATGAAAAACAGGGACCCATTGCagaaattagttaatttaataaaagggCTGGCCCTAGTGGTAGCGCACTTGCGATTCACTAGCCCTCCAATTTTTAATTGTTGacgaaataaaataaaagggaaaCAACCTAGTCAAAGCTGCCGTCTGGTGTGGCACACCGCCGGTCTCCTCCGTCCGTGCATGTCCGAACAAGTTTTAATCGTATGTTCATAAGTGATAAGACCCGCTTATACTGTCACAAATCACAATAAGTTTTATTGAAGAggtatcaatttaatttaatgtgaGAATGAATACCactattttgattaaaataattatttaaaaaaaattataatatattttttttaatcatagaTATAGTTAGCATGTTAGTTGTTAAGTTACaattagcatattaaaaaaatagagtttttttatataaaatgaaaaataaattattatatttcaaataaaaaaatcttaaatttaaagcTTTAACCTCTGATttgatttctaaaaaattgaaaaaaaatgtgtaatccattaataaaaattaataaatacttctttatgtaaaaatcaaaatcaaaattaagaaataagaaatctatttttagtatatatatatatattaatttttgaaacttAAAATCTGTTTAATATGTTtacttatttttgacacatgagTTTCAAGCCAatagataatttaataatatttttattaatttattgatttaataagttatattcctaattaaatactgactctaattcctaaaaaataattattacattttactattatattaactaataaatagttttctaatcagataatgatgctaattctattctaaaaaatgccatattgattataatttaatattatattaactaataaattaattttttaattaaataataattctaattttagaaaataacatgttaaattatatttttaatataatatttaatgataaattaattttttattatataataaattcttaatcctaaaaattgtaatatcaatataattgataaattaatattaatattttattaaattatatatctataatttaattttataaattaaaataataataacaatcgTGCAATGCACgtataaattactaataatcatttattatggataaaataataaattataattctataaaaagtATAACACTAAATTACATatcaatttcataatattattttaaaagaatttaaaaattgaaaagatatttatattttatttacctATGGACAATTTGGTCCATTGACCAGGAAAGCTATTAAAGAGGAGTAAATggagaatacaaaattaaggCTGCtcaagagaggaaaaaaggTCCACAATTAACAAGTCTACCAGGAAAAGGCAAGTTGCCTTATCCACAACAAGGCATGACCGCAGCAAAATTTTCCAGAGTTAACTCCTTATTCGTCACCTTCCTACACAGTGTTAATCGTCACCTTTGCATAATACCTAACATTTCAGGTATAAGCACCCACTCCTTCTGTCTTGGGAGATTTCAGTTACCCGATTGGATCGGACTGTAATAGAACGGATATGGGTAGTTATAAACTAGTTTAGGACAaattttgagttaaattttaatatttgtatcaGATTTGGATCGAATTCAGATTTAAACTTTCGGATTACATGCTATTTGAACTCAATTATTTAAACAATATAAGTATAGAATACTCGAATCTAGTACTTAATACctgtttaaataaaatatatatatatatatatatatatatatgaaataaaaataataaaaaaattaaattataaatttttatttaaaagtatatGGTTTAgcatttgtaatttttttatttttattaatttttgctaatatagtttagaatttaattataaacgGTCCATAAATAATACTcgtttaattattcaaatatttatataaatagatgTTTAACAGGTAGGATACCTGCTAccattttaaatatctataaagtttatttaataattatatatattacatgaatttttatcGGATTCAGATAGTATATGGGtaaatctatttaaatttgGAACAActttagataataaaaataatttttaaatgggtttgaaataaattcaaatatatatatatatatatatattaatcgaGTTCAAATTCGAATAACTTTAAATGGGCGGGTACTCTATCCTTTGCCATTTCTATTctaatttaaacaaaatcttaaatttgaggtaagatttatattattaaatatagtaaaattaacatttcagattttttcattttaaataaataggcGTCTATCAtgtgaaataataatttaatacttcaATGCTTTCaccaaattataaaaatttggaTTCAAcattgaaatatttatgttttctatAAGATCATCTAAGTCACATTTTGATTTTGACGAATTTAAACATACGAGTTCATAAATAGTTcgcaattaaaagaaattcatacTCATATGGTCACATTCAGAAAAATTGTTACTACTGACCGGcatttcttctcttttattgattaaaaaaataggtATTTTAGTTTAGTAGCAAGTGGACAATTATCTAAGCTTCCATTTTCAATCCCTATATGGGAAAACCTCAATTCCATATTTATTGTCAAGTtgacaataaatatatagtttaatttaaataaaatcttaaatttaaatcaacccttatttatttttaaactaaaagaacaagaaaaaaaaaaaaaaaaagcaatctGCAGGTCCAGGGTAATGAAAAAGGAGAATcccaattatttaaaataaaaattatttgatacaGGTAAGCAAATCATGATGATAGCCATCCATTTACCTTCCTAATAAAGCAGGATTACTTAGCTAATTTAATCAAGGGAGGCACTTTATTGTCTAAAAACACTTCACCTTCactttaaattatatctaaatatttatataacatattcaatttcatattcaatcataaaataaataatacataattttctatataaatgTTATGATTTCTCATACGAATGTGGGTAGGCCCTAGGGAAAGAAGTATTTACGAGTCAATATTctgaaagaaagaacaaaataaaaaataaaaagaaatatgaagaTTTGaacaaagtaaataaatgaaaaatatatataaatggaaGCTTCTTATATGGAGGAAGGGACTTCAACTCTGTGTCTCAGAATTGCATGCgcatctctctctctatatatacataataccTGTTCTTACAGTCTGTATATATTTGGATAGGAGTCTGTTATATACATATAAcctattttaatttgttctcttttctatatatatatatatatatctttttataccAATCCCATATTTATCTCTTTCATGCactagaaaattaatatatatatctcatAAACAATTCTCTCTTTTCATACAAATTAAGCCCTCTTCAATTGTTCAGGCTTCCAAGTTTCTGACCATAAAAGTTTCATGGTAactctttatttctttctctttagaAGCACCACCATCATCTTCTGTTTCTACTGATTTCTTGGTTTTGTGTTTTTAgtattcttttgtttatttatttgggtGCGTCtgttttttgttgtttttgttttcattatttgaAGGCGAGGGATGCAGGAAACCTGAAGTATGATGAGGTTAGCATTAATGATGAATTCATGTTCATGTTATTGAGTTACCCATGATGCTTGATGAATTTTCAGAACTGAAAATCCTGAGATTTTGTTTTACCAGGAGTTTATATTGAATTCAAGAGAGTTGAAGCTATTCACATGTCAATGGATTCCTCTGAATCAAGAACCAAAAGCTCTGATCTTTATCTGCCATGGTTATGCCATGGAATGCAGTATCACCATGAATAGTTAATATCTACACATTACTTATCCATCAATTATACGTATAATCTTAATACAATACTTCTAACACCAGTTAATTATGATGTAAATCAGGTACCGCGAATCGGCTAGCAAACCAAGGATTTGCAGTTTATGGTATAGATTATGAAGGACATGGAAAATCATCAGGATTAGAAGGGTATGTTGAAAGTATggataaaataattgaagacTGCTCAGAGCATTTCACAAGCATATGTGGTAAAACTTTTCATAAAATCCTAtctgattattttatttaatcatatgtttattatGATCAGTACATAACAGTAGGTAATTTGTTTTTACagagaagaaagagaacaGAGGGAAGATGAGGTACTTGCTAGGAGAATCCATGGGAGGAGCAGTGGCCCTTCTTTTACACAGAAAACAGCCTAATTTTTGGGATGGAGCAGTGCTGGTGGCACCCATGTGCAAGGTTGGTTTgtccttcttttttcttgtaagaaaaaaaatatttagtatatatttgtTATGTCCTTTCCATTGTacctttcttttctgttattaGGTGAAGTTCCTGCAAATTTGGATCTAGTCTACCTGCTCTGCTTttatttgtattctttttattgtgttttctAGTTAGGGATGTATAATATTGttcttaaattaaagaattaaagaaactGCAAGTGAGTGCAGTAGATAGAGaataaaatgtttatttacctgttattctttattttcctgTTAAATTTGTTATCTGGGtcaatatttgtttatttacttttgtttCTGAATTTTCAACCTTAGTTGGTAGATAGAGAATAAAATGAGATTCAGGCTGCAATTGTCAAACATGTAATAGAATAGGCTAAAataagagtttttttttttttttttgctttgaGTCAGCACTTTGAACATGCTGTTTTCAACTGAAACATCACAATCACCTCTGCTCTCATTTAGTCACATAGAAAAGAAACCTCCAATTGTTAATATAGTTTTAGCTTATAACAAGAAATGAAACCCAAATTGTAATAATCTAATGGTTTGGTAGTTAAAGTTCAATCCCTATCTCACTCTCTAAATTAAAGACTGCCCTAggtattattagtattattgtTGGGTCCTTGTGATTCAAGAAAACTataagacaaaaaagaaaagaaaaatagattcATGTTTAATCTTTAGATGCAATCTTTCTTGAAAAAgagattaattatttattgtacAGCTTGCAGATGATGTGAAGCCACATCCAGTGGTAATCAATGTTCTCACAAAGCTTTGCAATGTTATTCCAACTTGGAGAATAATCCCTTCAAAAGATATCATTGATGTTGCTTTTAAAGTACCTCAAGTCAGACAACAGGTAggtttctttcccttttttgagttttatttattgtcCAAGAAAAAGTCTTTAAATACCAAAAGAAAAGTCTTTAAATttcactttttaatttttttcctttttggatcttcttcttctttgaattCATTGATAAACAAATTTTCAGATTAGAGCAAATCCATATTGCTACAAAGGTCGTCCTCGCTTGAAAACTGGCTATGAACTTTTGAGAACTACAGGGAATATAGAGAAAAGGCTTGAAGaggtttgttctttttttgtttatctttctTGATCTATTCATTTTGTTAAAACATACAGAAATGGTTTacttaaatttattctttaacaTTTCTTGTGTAGGTTTCGTTTCCATTTATGGTTCTACATGGGGAAGAAGACAGAGTGACAGATAAATCTGTAAGCTCACAACTATTCAATGTGGCTTCAAGCACAGACAAGACAATCAAACTATACCCTGGAATGTGGCATGGTCTACTATATGGAGAGCCATTGGAAAACATTGACATTGTCTTTAAGGACATTATCGAGTGGCTAGAGAAGAGAGCTACCCAAGGAAATACAAGGTTGGAGAGAGAGCTAAAACAAAGAAACGATTGTTTGTCCATGTCAAAATAAAGGGCAGAAAACAGAAGTTGGTTAACTATGAAGAGTGCTTTAGCTTTTTAGCCAGAAAACAGAAGTTCTACCAAAAGGATTGGATACTGAATGTTCCTAAGGGAGACCATGATAATTATGAAGGAATGTTAATCCTGTGTAGAGTTTATATCAATGTGACAGGACAAAGACTTACAATATTTGTTTCAATAGCTCCCCGATTGAATGCCTAGTTTTGCATATTCAAGTAAATTGGGTTTCATTGAAATATCTATTTATCTGAAAGACTATGAGAACCCTTTGATGTTGAAAAGATTTAACCAATTAACTTTGGCATAATCTCTTAAAACATTTGATTGCTAAATAAATTCTCTTAATTGGCCGACACCCCCAAGAGGCTGGGATTTAGCTTTGCTACACTGCAACCTTTCATGGAAGGAATCTAGGAATAGGAATTATCTACGCTCATACTCACTACATTATCCATTAAAATCTTTAACACGTATAGGAAGTAACAAAATCAAGAGATAACATTCACAGAcagataattttaaatctacAGAAATTCCTCTTGTAAGTTGATATTTTGCCTATTCCGACTCCTGCTTCATTCCCAACCAATATAGAATTTGAGGTTGCCTTCTCTTAACCATAAGGCTGGTCCTTGCATTAAGGTCTTCCGCCATCTATTGGCAATTCTAAGACAATACCGAGCACACTTCATCTCACCTTAGCTACAGTAGGCAGAGATCCTTTGCTGAATGAACTCTGTTGGAAAGAAATACCTGCACAGACAATACGGGAAATTTTCCATGAGAACCAAATTCATACTGCTATGCATAAAGATCAACTGAAAGCCCACCACATGCATATAAAACACAAGAATTTACATAGAAATATCAGTTGACAGATCTCATTGTCAATATCGCTGCCAAGATTCGCCATTATGCATAACATCACAActgaagttaaaaattatgtttgaGATGGTGTCGAAATACTGATAAAAAGGATCTGTTTAGAGAGTTCCTTCACGAATAAGCTATAATTATGCAGATAATTCACTTCGAAAAATGTTCCCGGTTCAGATAGTGAACCTAAAAACAGCACACCAATAAAAAATCAGTGACTGCAttagtataaaaaaatcttatctGAATAATGATTGCCAACTGCACATACAAACGCAATAAAATCAATGCTAATAACACATTATTACAAAGTCTCATTAACTCATTTGCTTAAGGCTAATGTTGGCATGTGCTAGCCTTCATATATTAAGGAGGTTGACAAGTCTAGGCAAGAGAAAACCAACTCCTGAAAACCCTTCATCTACCCATCTCAAATTCACCAGGAAAACTTAACAAGGATGGTAGGTTATCTATCATGATCGTCAAATCAAGTCCATGCAGTCACTCCCACATTAGCCAGTTACTCCTAGAGTGCCCAATGCTGCCGTTGTGGTAGAGAAAACCAGACAGCGTGTGACCTAATGGGCTCTATGTAAACAGGTTAGACTAAACTTGTTGCCCTTTCCAGAGAAATAAACAGGCTGGACTCAGAATTCTTTGAATCAACTATGCAGCATACTTCCTCCAGGAAAATGAACTTTGGCAATATTGAAATGATGTCAGTGTCTCAATTCTGTTTAGTTGATATGGCAAGCCAAACTTGCACTGtcacaaaatgaaaaaagaaggGAAAGGAAATTTCAACACAGTAGATGTTTGTAGTTTGGAACAGATAAGAAAAGGTACACAAATTGAGATCACAGCTTCGATATAAACCAAACAACAGACTTCGAGAATTTTTGTTACACGCAAACATAGAACTGCAAAACACTTCAACCCCGCATCAAATATACAACAGccaaaatatctaaataagCATTGGAGAAAATCTTTTCACGAACTTCATAGCCTCACATATCAAGGCAAATTTATGCATTCATAGTCGACCTTCATACCTTCAACTCACTGTACATAGTTCAGACGGTAGAACTCTGCTTATTTACTATCTCCTGCATCAtgtattttccttattttctttttctttttttaaatttcaatggATTTAGAATGTAAGACAAGATTAGAGAATGTAAatgggaaaagaaaacaactctttCCCAACTTTACTCCTTTGatgtatatacatatatatatatataaatattttttttttcccttggGGCTTGattatacaaaatatttttctaacattttaactttttaatttccaacagtcaaaagaaacatcatcatACATTTAGAAGAAAAGCTTCCTTTGCCTACAACTCTAAAAACTATGCATGctgcaataaaaaataaaaaccaaaattacataaataaaatgcaCCTTCACGTGTATCCTTCCTCAAATGATCTTATTTCGAACTTCTTCAAGTTTCTTCAGTATCTCTCCAGGAGTTCTATCCAATTCATCAGCAATTTTTCTTTGTGCATCTAGAGGCAGTGTTGGGAACTGCTCACATAGATCCCCATCAATCACATCCTGCAAAATAATCAAAGACCTTTTAGCACTCTTACAATGTATGGAATACCACTCGACCAATTCATAACATAGATGAACCTGGGCATTGTAAAAGAGCTCTTATCAGATAGAACCATAA
The nucleotide sequence above comes from Ricinus communis isolate WT05 ecotype wild-type chromosome 6, ASM1957865v1, whole genome shotgun sequence. Encoded proteins:
- the LOC8280149 gene encoding caffeoylshikimate esterase, yielding MARDAGNLKYDEEFILNSRELKLFTCQWIPLNQEPKALIFICHGYAMECSITMNSTANRLANQGFAVYGIDYEGHGKSSGLEGYVESMDKIIEDCSEHFTSICEKKENRGKMRYLLGESMGGAVALLLHRKQPNFWDGAVLVAPMCKLADDVKPHPVVINVLTKLCNVIPTWRIIPSKDIIDVAFKVPQVRQQIRANPYCYKGRPRLKTGYELLRTTGNIEKRLEEVSFPFMVLHGEEDRVTDKSVSSQLFNVASSTDKTIKLYPGMWHGLLYGEPLENIDIVFKDIIEWLEKRATQGNTRLERELKQRNDCLSMSK